Proteins from a genomic interval of Alosa alosa isolate M-15738 ecotype Scorff River chromosome 8, AALO_Geno_1.1, whole genome shotgun sequence:
- the LOC125299325 gene encoding trace amine-associated receptor 13c-like, with translation MNFSTVDELILCSNDTCQNVNLTASSVLLYICMAAVIILTVCGNLLVVISISHFKQLHTPTNLLILSLATADMMVGVTVLPIYFISKSVCMRMDRTFCYFTLLCSFHFTFLSIYNVSFISVDRLYALSNPFQYSNKVTFKLIFTVNCFNWLTSFGYSMAYIYINGIRTGNVLCFGNCTVVADGLWASIDLFLVFILPCSVILLSYMKIFIIARKHSKSIRLAKGNPATRNRKYGGGVPKASKSKAATTLGILVTVFVACLLPYFLSISFSVFIPDTLSLKVLEGTLPLLYLNSAINPIIYALFYPWFRKCAKLILMLNIFNTDSSLVNVLTDG, from the coding sequence ATGAATTTTAGCACTGTAGATGAACTGATACTTTGCTCGAATGACACATGTCAAAATGTTAATTTGACTGCTTCATCTGTGCTTCTTTATATATGTATGGCAGCAGTGATTATTCTGACCGTCTGTGGGAACTTGCTTGTGGTCATCTCCATCTCACACTTCAAGCAGCTCCACACACCAACAAATTTATTAATCCTTTCTCTTGCTACAGCTGACATGATGGTGGGAGTAACTGTTTTGCCGATATATTTTATATCTAAAAGTGTCTGTATGCGTATGGACAGGACATTTTGCTATTTCACTCTACTGTGTTCTTTTCACTTTACCTTTCTATCTATTTATAATGTGTCCTTCATTTCTGTGGATCGGCTGTATGCTTTAAGCAACCCATTCCAATACTCAAACAAAGTCACATTTAAACTGATTTTCACAGTTAACTGTTTCAATTGGTTAACTTCATTTGGTTACAGTATGGCTTATATATACATTAATGGAATTAGGACTggtaatgtgttgtgttttggaaaTTGCACTGTAGTTGCAGATGGACTTTGGGCAAGCATAgacctttttttagtctttatcTTGCCATGTTCTGTCATACTTCTTTCCTACATGAAGATTTTTATTATAGCTAGAAAACATTCTAAAAGCATTAGGCTTGCCAAAGGAAACCCCGCTACAAGGAATAGAAAGTATGGAGGCGGTGTTCCTAAAGCTTCAAAAAGCAAAGCAGCCACCACACTTGGGATTCTGGTGACTGTATTTGTTGCTTGTTTGTTGCCCTATTTCTTATCTATATCATTTAGTGTTTTTATTCCAGATACATTATCACTGAAGGTGCTTGAAGGAACTCTGCCTCTGTTATATCTGAACTCTGCGATTAATCCAATAATTTATGCTCTTTTTTACCCCTGGTTCCGAAAATGTGCAAAGCTCATTCTCATGCTCAACATTTTCAATACTGACTCCTCTTTAGTTAATGTACTTACAGATGGATGA